Genomic window (Leptotrichia sp. oral taxon 212):
AATACAGCTCCCAGAGCGGCAAGTAGCTGAGGCAGAAGAGCAGTTGCACCAATCTGCATTAACAGTCTCGAAGTATCTTCCGATGTTTCACTGAACTTAGGTTTTATAATGGCAGTAGCTACAAGAAGTGCAATCAGTGCTCCACCACCTATACCAACTGCTGATGGAATAGCAACCTTTCCAATTTTAAACTGCAGTATAAGGAAGGCTGAAATTCCAATTAATGCAGCAGGAAGAAATATTTTATTTTTAAATTTTTCACTTTGTGCCACTTTGAATTCATGTGTAATTTCCTTAAATGTTCCCACCTGTAACTGTTTTGTTACAGTAATCAGCGCTAAAATTACAAGCAGTCCTCCTGTAACTGCGTATGGGATAGTTTTTCCCAAAATGAATATAACCCCTAGGATAAACCAGAATAAAAATGTTCCAACTCTTGCTTTTTCATTTTTTAGTCCTCTAATTGCCACACTGATGCTGACAAGTCCACAGAGGATATAAATAATTTCTGTTAAAATATTAAGAAATGCTTTTAAGTCCATTATTTATTACCTCCTTTATTTGACATAATTTTTTTATCATAAATAAATGCCTGAATAATAGTAAATATTATGGCAACAATTCCCATTGGAATAGAAAATAATGAAAGATCCTTAAGGGAAACATTGTATCCACTTTCCTGTAGAGTTCCCTGAATTAAAAGCAGTCCTGATGCCCCGACAAATATATTCTGAGCGAAGAAGTTACCGTAGTTTTCAATTGCGGCACTTAAACTTTTCAGGTCTTCAGTTTCTTTTTCTGTTAAATCATTATGTTTGTGTGATTTTGCAGCAGCTTCAGCCATTGGAAAAATAAGAGGTCTGATAAACTGTATATGTCCACCTATTCTGATTGACAGAGCACTTGCAATTGAACGAATAATCATGTAAAGCCCCAAAATCTTACCTGCAGTAGCATTTTTAAGATTTCCAATTAGCGTTGCACTTCTTTCCCTCAATCCGTATCTTTCAAGTACGGCAATAACTGGCAGGCTGATTAGGAAAATAGACATAAGTCTGTTATCCACAAAAGCTTTACCAATAATTTCGAGAATGTCTAAAAGATTCATTTTGGCTGCCAATCCTGTAGCAATCCCCGCAGTAAGAACAACAGCAAGAACGTCAAGTTTCAGAGAGAAACCGACAACGATAATAACGATACCTATAAGTATCAGTAAATTCATAAATATTCCTCCTTAGTTTAAAATTTATAATATATATTATACATATAAAAAAGGATAAATTCAATAGATAGAATAAAAATTTATAAAAAAATTTAGAAAATTTATTTTACTATCTTTTAAAAATATTCAATGACTTTTTATTATTGTCAGATTTTTTTAAAATTTCTTCAAGTTTTTTATCTAAATTATCCAATTTATTTTCTAAAAATTCAAGTTTTGATTTATTTTCAGAAACAAGTGAAAAATTTTCCCTAAAATTATCATTTGTTTTTTCATACTGTTCACTTTCTGAAGAAAAATAATTTTCTATTCTGTTTTCCAGGTTATCGGTTTTAATTTCTAAATTCTGAATTTTTTCAGAAATACTTTCTGTGAACTTCTGAAATTTGTGTGATAGAATTTCATTAGATTTATTTATATCCATTCTAAAGTCAATAAGAGCTTTTTCTATTGAGGAAAGACGGTTACGCAGAAAACTGTAGTCAAAGTTTTTCAAGATTTCATTAGAGTGTTTTATTAATTCCAGATATTCCTGTATTTCACTGAAATCAAATTTTTCAGATTTTAATTTGGAAACTTTCCGGTTATTTGAAAGTTCTTTTACAATGTAAATTTTATTCCCTTCCTTTACAGTTTTTAGAAGCCCCTTTTCTATTCGATTGTAAATAGTCTGCCTTGAGACATTATTACTTTTCATGTATTCTTTTATTGACACTTTCAATATAATCACCTCTTCCTTAGTATTATATATAAAAATCTAAGGATAGTAAAGAAATTTTTGAAAAAGCTGTATAAATTTGATTGACAACAGGAGTCAAAAAAGGTAGAATTTAAGTAATAAAATGAAAAGGTGATTAAATTTGAAGATTGAAAAGATAGATGAAAATAACTATGAAAGAATATTTCTGACAAGTGATATACATGGTCATTATTCAATGTTTGAAAAACTATTGGATACAATAAATCTTACAAGAAAAGATTTGCTTATTATACTTGGAGACTCATGTGACAGAGGTTCTCAGTCATATGAGCTGTATAAAAAATATTATGAATTAAAAAAAGAAGGATATAATATAAAGCATCTGAGAGGAAATCATGAGGATATGCTTTTAAAAGCTATAGAATCAGGAGATAATGAACACTGGTACCGTAATGGTGGAGAAAAAACACAGGAATCATTTTATAATAATTCAGAA
Coding sequences:
- a CDS encoding DUF979 domain-containing protein; the protein is MDLKAFLNILTEIIYILCGLVSISVAIRGLKNEKARVGTFLFWFILGVIFILGKTIPYAVTGGLLVILALITVTKQLQVGTFKEITHEFKVAQSEKFKNKIFLPAALIGISAFLILQFKIGKVAIPSAVGIGGGALIALLVATAIIKPKFSETSEDTSRLLMQIGATALLPQLLAALGAVFTKAGVGKVIAQSISSVVPSGNIFIGIVIYAVGMALFTMIMGNAFAAFSVITVGIGVPFILKHGGNPAAIGALGMTAGYCGTLMTPMAANFNIVPASILEIKDKNGIIKTQLPMGIAMLIIHIIFMLLLFKA
- a CDS encoding DUF969 domain-containing protein: MNLLILIGIVIIVVGFSLKLDVLAVVLTAGIATGLAAKMNLLDILEIIGKAFVDNRLMSIFLISLPVIAVLERYGLRERSATLIGNLKNATAGKILGLYMIIRSIASALSIRIGGHIQFIRPLIFPMAEAAAKSHKHNDLTEKETEDLKSLSAAIENYGNFFAQNIFVGASGLLLIQGTLQESGYNVSLKDLSLFSIPMGIVAIIFTIIQAFIYDKKIMSNKGGNK